One Synechococcus sp. CC9605 genomic window carries:
- a CDS encoding O-acetylhomoserine aminocarboxypropyltransferase/cysteine synthase family protein, producing MSHRFETLQLHAGQSPDSATNARAVPIYQTSSYVFNDAEHGANLFGLKEFGNIYTRLMNPTTDVFEKRVAALEGGVAALATASGQSAQFLAITNCMQAGDNFVSTSYLYGGTYNQFKVQFPRLGIDVRFAEGDDVASFAAQIDVNTKALYVEAMGNPRFNIPDFEGLSALAKEKGIPLIVDNTLGACGALMRPIDHGADVVVESATKWIGGHGTSLGGVIVDAGTFNWGNGKFPLMSQPSAAYHGLVHWDAFGFGSDVCKMLGLPDDRNIAFALRARVEGLRDWGPAVSPFNSFLLLQGLETLSLRVERHTENAMALATWLQDHPAIAHVSYPGLASDPYNAAAKKYLTGRGMGCMLMFSLNGGYDDAVRFIDSLKLASHLANVGDAKTLVIHPASTTHQQLSEAEQASAGVTPTMVRVSVGLEHIDDIKVDFEQALAVLS from the coding sequence ATGTCTCACCGCTTCGAGACCCTGCAGCTGCACGCCGGGCAGTCCCCGGACAGTGCAACCAACGCGCGGGCGGTTCCGATCTATCAGACCAGCTCCTACGTCTTCAATGACGCCGAACACGGAGCCAACCTCTTCGGTCTGAAGGAGTTCGGGAACATCTACACCCGCCTGATGAACCCCACCACCGACGTGTTCGAGAAACGCGTTGCCGCCCTTGAAGGCGGGGTTGCTGCACTGGCGACAGCCTCAGGCCAGTCGGCACAGTTCCTGGCGATCACCAACTGCATGCAGGCAGGAGACAACTTCGTTTCAACGTCTTATCTGTACGGCGGCACCTACAACCAGTTCAAGGTGCAGTTCCCGCGCTTGGGAATCGACGTGCGTTTTGCCGAAGGCGACGACGTCGCGAGCTTTGCAGCACAAATCGACGTCAACACCAAGGCGCTCTACGTGGAAGCGATGGGAAATCCCCGCTTCAACATTCCCGACTTTGAGGGTCTTTCAGCGCTAGCCAAGGAGAAAGGCATCCCCTTGATCGTCGACAACACCCTGGGAGCCTGTGGAGCTCTGATGCGCCCTATTGACCACGGCGCTGATGTGGTCGTTGAAAGTGCGACCAAGTGGATCGGGGGCCACGGCACCAGCCTGGGGGGCGTGATCGTGGACGCCGGCACGTTCAACTGGGGCAACGGCAAGTTCCCGTTGATGAGCCAGCCCAGCGCGGCGTATCACGGCTTGGTGCACTGGGATGCGTTTGGCTTCGGCAGTGACGTCTGCAAAATGCTGGGCCTTCCGGATGATCGCAACATCGCCTTCGCCCTGCGGGCAAGGGTGGAAGGGCTGCGGGATTGGGGGCCGGCCGTCAGTCCGTTCAACAGCTTCCTTCTGCTGCAGGGCCTGGAAACTCTGAGCCTGCGTGTTGAACGCCACACCGAAAACGCCATGGCCCTAGCCACCTGGCTCCAGGACCATCCCGCCATCGCCCATGTGAGCTATCCCGGTCTGGCCAGTGATCCTTACAACGCTGCCGCGAAGAAATACCTGACAGGCCGCGGCATGGGATGCATGCTGATGTTCTCCCTCAATGGCGGCTACGACGATGCGGTTCGCTTCATCGACAGCCTCAAGCTGGCCAGCCACCTCGCGAATGTGGGCGATGCCAAAACGCTGGTGATTCACCCCGCGTCAACGACCCACCAGCAACTGAGTGAGGCTGAACAAGCCTCTGCTGGCGTGACCCCCACGATGGTGCGGGTCTCGGTTGGTCTTGAGCACATCGACGACATCAAGGTCGACTTCGAACAGGCCCTCGCCGTTCTCAGCTGA
- a CDS encoding DUF2973 domain-containing protein: MITGLFPLAYAAVLTCLLLQAFRMMRTSPATQASASNDRTGLKTTHPELLDENGEVTSEELWAVRFSDEGVVLPEA; this comes from the coding sequence GTGATTACAGGTCTTTTCCCACTCGCCTACGCAGCAGTTTTGACATGCTTGCTGCTGCAAGCGTTTCGGATGATGCGCACTTCGCCTGCTACGCAAGCCAGCGCATCTAACGACCGAACAGGTCTCAAAACCACACATCCAGAACTACTGGATGAGAACGGTGAAGTGACCAGCGAAGAACTTTGGGCCGTTCGCTTTTCGGACGAAGGCGTGGTTCTCCCTGAAGCTTGA
- a CDS encoding AEC family transporter, whose product MEEPILRFLLELVPSLLIGFWAGRRHQTLSTRLASPLVRFGVPISVMGLLLKGGLSSDMLQAAGLAVLAMSLVLVGAARLPGLAELASPTLRLGSCTGNTAYFGVPLALAFLPGEALPIVIGYDLGATLMAWSLGPLLLGGQVDGSQRLRGLLSNLAASPATRGLIGALLVLMTPWSASVGDALWWPSRCVIVLALMVVGMRLGSIHRQGIAPVARPLQLLRPLLAKLLLYPLFLLLLASLLQFKPLMVQAVALQGAAPTAISLLLIAESVGADQERAAGLVFWSTLLALITAPAWGLLLRSQF is encoded by the coding sequence ATGGAGGAGCCAATTCTTCGGTTTTTGCTGGAGCTTGTGCCCTCTCTTCTGATTGGGTTCTGGGCTGGTCGACGACATCAAACCCTGTCCACCCGTTTGGCCTCACCACTGGTGCGGTTCGGTGTACCGATCAGTGTGATGGGGCTGCTGTTGAAGGGTGGCCTAAGCAGCGACATGTTGCAGGCTGCGGGTCTTGCGGTGCTCGCAATGAGCCTTGTTTTGGTGGGAGCCGCTCGCCTGCCTGGATTGGCTGAGCTGGCGTCCCCCACGCTGCGGCTTGGCAGCTGCACCGGAAACACGGCCTATTTCGGAGTTCCTCTCGCTCTGGCCTTCCTGCCCGGCGAGGCTCTGCCCATCGTCATTGGTTACGACCTGGGGGCGACCCTGATGGCCTGGAGCCTGGGGCCGTTGCTGCTCGGGGGACAGGTTGATGGTTCTCAACGGCTGCGAGGGCTGCTGAGCAACCTTGCTGCCAGTCCGGCAACCCGAGGGCTCATCGGCGCTCTGCTGGTTCTGATGACTCCCTGGTCAGCGTCGGTGGGCGATGCGTTGTGGTGGCCTTCCCGCTGCGTGATTGTGCTGGCTCTGATGGTGGTGGGCATGCGCCTGGGCAGCATTCATCGTCAGGGCATTGCTCCGGTGGCACGTCCTCTGCAGCTGCTGAGGCCACTGCTGGCCAAGTTGTTGCTCTATCCGTTGTTTCTTCTGCTGCTGGCGTCTCTGCTCCAGTTCAAGCCGTTGATGGTTCAGGCGGTTGCTCTGCAAGGAGCCGCGCCAACGGCAATCTCTTTGTTGCTGATTGCAGAGTCTGTGGGTGCTGATCAGGAGCGTGCCGCTGGGCTGGTGTTTTGGAGCACGTTGTTGGCCCTGATCACAGCGCCCGCGTGGGGTTTGCTGTTGCGGTCTCAGTTCTGA
- a CDS encoding homoserine O-succinyltransferase yields MALILPGSYHKIAEVERNRISWIEPEQAERQDIRPLRIGILNIMPLGKQYEFNLLHPLGLSVLQIEPIWIRLNSHAYKSWDQNHLDQLYVSWDEALSQGPLDGLIITGAPVEHLPFEQVSYWNELVQLIEEARSTCASTLGLCWAGFALAYLAGVDKVAFQQKLFGIYPMRSLVPGHPLMGTQDDHFVCPQSRHAGLPDAAMEAAERDGRLRLLAHGEQVGYTIFETPDQRQLMHLGHPEYNVGRILGEMDRDRARGDVPPPENFDAAQPQTLWRSHRNLLFQQWLWFCYQRVSLKA; encoded by the coding sequence ATGGCGCTGATTCTTCCTGGCAGTTACCACAAAATCGCGGAGGTTGAACGCAACCGGATCTCCTGGATTGAGCCTGAACAGGCTGAACGCCAGGACATCCGGCCCCTGCGTATCGGCATCTTGAACATCATGCCGCTGGGCAAGCAGTACGAGTTCAACCTGCTGCATCCGCTGGGCCTATCGGTGCTGCAGATCGAACCGATTTGGATTCGCCTCAACTCCCACGCCTACAAGAGTTGGGATCAGAACCATCTCGACCAGCTCTATGTGAGCTGGGATGAAGCCTTGTCCCAGGGTCCTTTGGATGGCTTGATAATCACCGGTGCCCCCGTGGAACACCTGCCTTTTGAACAGGTCAGTTACTGGAACGAACTGGTCCAGTTGATCGAGGAAGCGCGCAGCACCTGTGCCAGCACGCTCGGACTGTGCTGGGCCGGTTTCGCCCTCGCCTACCTTGCGGGCGTCGACAAGGTGGCCTTCCAGCAGAAGCTGTTCGGGATCTACCCGATGCGCAGCCTTGTGCCGGGGCATCCATTGATGGGAACCCAGGACGACCATTTCGTCTGCCCCCAAAGCCGTCATGCCGGACTGCCGGATGCTGCGATGGAAGCCGCCGAACGGGACGGGCGTCTTCGTTTGCTCGCCCATGGCGAACAGGTGGGCTACACCATTTTCGAGACACCGGATCAGCGGCAGCTGATGCACCTCGGCCACCCCGAATACAACGTGGGACGAATCCTCGGAGAAATGGATCGCGACCGAGCCCGCGGAGATGTTCCGCCGCCCGAAAATTTCGATGCGGCCCAACCCCAGACCCTCTGGCGCTCCCACCGAAATCTTCTGTTCCAGCAGTGGCTCTGGTTCTGCTATCAGCGGGTCAGCCTGAAGGCCTGA
- a CDS encoding lytic transglycosylase domain-containing protein — protein MRSRNVLAVSAITASLLTGLWLRPKQPHGAAEVVVSNPVVTEPLVTEPGVKSPVLLPAQASQPKTKDGRQYPLVPAEPAELATLLAAVEQALRDPATAAEALPDLGHQQQVIYRVLSTDQPRSQQVIKALPPRWRSVAERHLAARREFVRMSRGRGPTMLPAWRIIQPEPAANLLSYYRKAEAATGIEWEVLAAVNLVETGMGRIDGISVANAQGPMQFLPTTWAEPGIGAGNIRDPHDAIQAAARYLVRRGGLQDIRRGLWGYNNSDYYGRAVLLYASLMKEDPAAYTGLYHWEIHFNAAAGDLWLPVGYNQPQRITVEEHLQANPASRSPNG, from the coding sequence ATGCGCAGCCGCAATGTGCTTGCTGTCTCGGCCATCACGGCGAGCCTGCTGACAGGGCTCTGGCTTAGGCCAAAACAGCCGCATGGCGCAGCCGAAGTGGTTGTTTCCAATCCAGTGGTAACTGAGCCACTGGTGACTGAGCCAGGGGTGAAATCACCTGTGCTGCTTCCTGCCCAGGCCAGCCAACCGAAAACCAAAGACGGCCGGCAGTACCCCCTTGTGCCAGCTGAGCCAGCCGAGCTTGCAACACTGCTGGCGGCCGTTGAACAGGCGCTGCGGGATCCCGCCACGGCGGCCGAGGCCCTGCCCGATCTCGGCCATCAACAACAGGTGATCTATCGGGTCTTGTCGACGGACCAACCCAGATCTCAGCAGGTGATCAAGGCTCTACCTCCGCGCTGGCGCAGCGTGGCGGAACGCCACCTGGCAGCACGGCGTGAATTCGTTCGCATGAGCCGCGGCCGTGGACCGACGATGCTCCCCGCCTGGCGGATCATTCAGCCCGAACCAGCGGCGAATCTGCTCAGCTATTACCGCAAGGCCGAGGCAGCAACAGGGATCGAATGGGAGGTTCTAGCGGCCGTGAACCTTGTGGAAACCGGCATGGGACGCATCGACGGCATCTCTGTGGCCAATGCCCAGGGCCCGATGCAGTTCCTGCCCACCACCTGGGCCGAACCGGGAATTGGCGCCGGGAACATCCGCGATCCCCACGACGCCATCCAGGCAGCAGCGCGTTATCTGGTGAGACGGGGCGGACTGCAGGACATTCGCCGCGGCCTCTGGGGTTACAACAACAGCGATTACTACGGCCGCGCCGTGCTGCTCTATGCCTCACTGATGAAGGAGGACCCTGCCGCCTACACCGGGTTGTATCACTGGGAGATCCACTTCAATGCAGCGGCCGGTGATCTTTGGCTGCCGGTGGGTTACAACCAACCGCAGCGCATCACGGTTGAAGAGCATCTGCAAGCCAACCCAGCCAGCAGATCACCAAACGGGTGA
- a CDS encoding DOMON-like domain-containing protein: protein MARSAVMLRQGCRLIPFERSIPAGVQISAELVWMREGWLELSYGVLARAAKGIGVLKLPVGLKDGPQQGQRKDELWTTTCFEAFIAAPGAQRYWEVNLAANGDWALYRFDGYRSGQTQQELSTPPTVRLQRGLHQLRLDARIALEPWWTPDVSPDLALTAVIDRAQEGLSHWALSHGPKADFHDRSNFLAA from the coding sequence ATGGCGCGTTCTGCCGTGATGCTGCGTCAGGGCTGCCGCCTGATCCCCTTTGAACGGTCCATTCCAGCGGGGGTCCAGATCAGCGCTGAACTAGTGTGGATGCGCGAGGGTTGGCTGGAACTCAGCTATGGGGTTCTGGCCCGCGCGGCCAAGGGCATCGGCGTTCTGAAGCTGCCGGTGGGGCTTAAGGATGGGCCCCAACAGGGGCAGCGCAAAGATGAGCTCTGGACCACCACCTGCTTCGAGGCCTTCATCGCTGCCCCCGGAGCCCAGCGTTATTGGGAAGTGAATCTGGCGGCCAATGGCGATTGGGCGCTCTATCGCTTCGATGGCTACCGCAGTGGACAAACCCAACAGGAGCTGAGCACACCCCCAACGGTGCGGCTGCAACGCGGATTGCACCAACTGCGGCTCGACGCCCGGATTGCCTTGGAGCCCTGGTGGACACCAGATGTCAGCCCAGACCTGGCACTGACGGCCGTGATTGACCGTGCACAGGAGGGGCTGAGCCATTGGGCGCTCAGCCATGGCCCCAAGGCGGACTTTCACGACCGCAGCAACTTTCTTGCCGCCTGA
- a CDS encoding phosphotransferase enzyme family protein, with product MRPFMTVALEAIADRFHPREGIKAIRSLGSGNVNETFLVTHEGPGGAFVMQRLNTNVFDRPDLVMQNLQALGDHMERRLASPPPQLKGRRWEVPRVVPCRREASPWIEQNGEFWRSITYIGAATTSDVIQDSAHAQEVGYGVGMFHHLISDLPTDQLAETLENFHVTPAYLQRFDGIDPAPDRLGPAERDACAFIEARRQGIDVLEAALTRGELHHRPIHGDPKINNVMIDEASGQAIGLIDLDTVKPGLIHYDIGDCVRSCCNPAGEETLCLDDVSFDMELCEAILTGYLSVAGGFLSDWDLHYLPHCIRLIPLELGLRFLTDHLEGDVYFRCDRPGHNLQRALVQFRLTEAVEQQFNALEQLVARLKQQPNPNL from the coding sequence ATGCGACCGTTCATGACCGTGGCCCTGGAAGCCATCGCCGATCGCTTCCATCCTCGCGAGGGGATCAAAGCCATCCGCTCCCTTGGCTCGGGCAACGTCAACGAAACCTTCCTTGTGACCCACGAGGGACCGGGCGGCGCCTTCGTCATGCAACGCCTGAACACAAACGTGTTCGATCGGCCTGACCTGGTGATGCAGAACCTGCAGGCCCTGGGCGACCATATGGAACGCCGTCTCGCCTCTCCACCCCCACAACTGAAGGGGCGGCGCTGGGAAGTGCCCAGGGTGGTTCCCTGCCGGCGAGAGGCCTCCCCCTGGATCGAACAGAACGGAGAGTTCTGGCGCTCAATCACCTACATCGGTGCGGCGACCACGAGCGACGTCATCCAGGACAGTGCCCACGCCCAGGAAGTGGGATACGGGGTGGGAATGTTCCACCACTTGATCAGCGATCTGCCCACCGATCAACTGGCGGAAACCCTCGAGAATTTCCATGTCACGCCGGCCTACCTCCAACGCTTCGATGGGATCGACCCGGCCCCAGACCGCCTGGGGCCGGCCGAGCGTGACGCCTGCGCATTCATCGAGGCACGTCGCCAAGGCATCGATGTGCTGGAAGCAGCACTCACCCGCGGTGAACTCCATCACCGCCCCATCCACGGGGACCCGAAGATCAACAACGTGATGATCGATGAGGCCAGCGGCCAGGCGATCGGTCTGATCGATCTGGACACGGTCAAACCGGGGCTCATTCATTACGACATCGGTGACTGTGTGCGCTCCTGCTGCAATCCAGCCGGTGAAGAAACCCTCTGCCTCGACGACGTGAGCTTCGACATGGAGCTCTGTGAGGCAATCCTCACGGGCTACCTCTCCGTTGCGGGTGGGTTCCTGAGTGACTGGGACCTGCACTATCTGCCCCACTGCATCCGCCTGATCCCCCTGGAGCTTGGCCTGCGCTTTCTCACGGATCACTTGGAGGGCGATGTGTATTTCCGCTGCGATCGACCTGGGCACAACCTGCAACGGGCCCTGGTGCAGTTCCGACTCACCGAAGCGGTGGAGCAGCAGTTCAACGCCCTGGAGCAATTGGTTGCGCGGCTAAAGCAGCAGCCAAATCCAAACCTCTGA
- a CDS encoding AbrB family transcriptional regulator: MLTGSELLAKVKELGDVSKSDLVRACGYVSDKKDGGDRLNFTAFYEALLEAKGVNLSSGGAAIGKGGRKLSYIAKVQGNGNLLIGKAYTAMLNLEPGDEFEIKLGKKAIRLIPTGAAAEHSEAADQVDE; the protein is encoded by the coding sequence ATGCTGACTGGTTCCGAACTGCTTGCCAAGGTCAAAGAACTTGGAGATGTTTCCAAATCCGATCTGGTGCGAGCTTGCGGATACGTCTCTGACAAGAAAGATGGTGGTGACCGCCTGAATTTCACTGCGTTCTACGAGGCTCTGCTCGAGGCCAAGGGCGTCAATCTGAGCAGCGGTGGTGCTGCGATTGGAAAAGGCGGTCGCAAGCTGAGCTACATCGCCAAGGTGCAGGGCAATGGCAATCTGCTGATCGGTAAGGCTTACACCGCCATGCTGAATCTGGAGCCCGGTGATGAATTCGAGATCAAGCTTGGCAAGAAAGCCATCCGTCTGATCCCCACCGGTGCAGCTGCGGAGCACAGCGAAGCTGCTGACCAGGTTGACGAGTGA
- a CDS encoding alpha-ketoglutarate-dependent dioxygenase AlkB family protein — MTIHPAAAETDWSLLEGWLKPDLARHWQTQLEQQLQWEQPVVQVYGKRHPVPRMTVFLADEGIHYRYSGAIHTGDGWPAWFKPLLHQVNEACETNFNGCLLNWYRHGDDRMGWHADDEPEIDQRAPIASLSLGATRDFQLRHRETAHLKRSLPLVDGDLLVMHPGCQSRWMHSVPQRRKVQSTRINLTFRRFQN, encoded by the coding sequence ATGACCATCCATCCAGCTGCAGCTGAAACGGACTGGTCCCTGCTTGAGGGTTGGCTGAAGCCGGATCTTGCAAGGCACTGGCAAACACAGCTTGAACAACAGCTCCAGTGGGAGCAGCCCGTCGTTCAGGTCTATGGCAAGCGCCACCCGGTCCCCCGAATGACGGTGTTTCTTGCCGATGAAGGAATTCATTACCGCTACAGCGGTGCCATTCACACCGGTGATGGATGGCCTGCATGGTTCAAGCCATTGCTGCACCAAGTGAATGAAGCCTGTGAGACCAACTTCAACGGATGCCTGCTCAATTGGTATCGCCATGGCGATGACCGCATGGGTTGGCACGCCGATGACGAACCGGAAATTGATCAGCGGGCTCCGATTGCCTCCCTTTCACTCGGGGCAACGCGGGATTTTCAGCTCCGCCACCGCGAAACTGCACATTTAAAAAGGTCTCTGCCGTTGGTCGATGGTGACCTTCTGGTGATGCACCCGGGCTGTCAGAGCCGATGGATGCACAGTGTTCCTCAGCGGCGCAAAGTGCAGAGCACCCGCATCAACCTCACCTTTCGCCGTTTTCAGAACTGA